Sequence from the Cuculus canorus isolate bCucCan1 chromosome 24, bCucCan1.pri, whole genome shotgun sequence genome:
AGCACGACTCTGGCAGCCTTGCCCAAAGTGTATCTAACATCATCGCGGAGCACCCTCAGCTTCAGCACGGAGACATTGTGAAATCTGATGGAGGAAGGAGACTCACCCTGAGTCCCACAGGAGAGGGCTTGGGGACATCCCTCTTTGACCAGGGTGGGAATGGGAGGAGAGCAGGACATATCTCTCCTAGCAACTGCACAGAGCCTGGGAGCACACGCTCCTGGGAAACATCAGGTTGCCTGGATCCGAGGAGCAGCTGCCTGCCaggagcctcctctggagcagCAGTGGCCCCACCACCAGCTGAGCCACCAGCCCGCGGTTCCCCTCCCGTGTGATACGCAGGAGAAATTTTCTTGTCAGGAGGCACAGCGAACCCCACACCACAGCTGTTTGGACCGGTTTTGCACCATTTGATGGAGACGGCAGCTCCGCAGTGAGCTGGAAGACAGCCCGGCAAATCGCAGGTCCTAAGGGGGACCTTCGCGGATGGAGCCAAGGGCCGGTTCCAAAGAGGGGCAGAACACGGCCCCGGCGTGGGACACGTCACCATcggggtgctgagggggtgtGGATGGGCCCTGTGGGGGGAAAGGAACACCAAAACATCCGGATGGGGACACGAAACATCGGTTGATCTCCCACCGTGGCCAAGCTGAGCGCGGTGGCTGCAAACCCAGTTTGGCGCACACCCCTCTCCCCCTCTGGCACGGAGCTGGGCTCCATAAACAGGGAGTCGCACCTGCAGGATTTGCCTcgttaaaaaggaaaagtagcTTTAGGTGACGGATCCTCCCCATTGCCCAATGATTTCCACAGCAACCGTCTCCGTGTCCCAAACAGAAGCGTGGGGTGACCTCAGCCGGGCTCGGTGCCACAGCGGCAGGTGAGCTCGGAGGCAAAGGCAGCCCAAGCAAACGTCCCTGGAGGGAGGTGAGGTCAGGTTTCTCATGGAAAACCTCTACCAAGAAATCGtgcagggctgctgggagcTAAACACTCGCAGCGCTTCCCAAAATCCAGCTTCTGTctccaggctgggagagggTCTTGTGTTTGAGCAGACGCAAAGCGACAGACGGGAGCATCTCGCAGCACGCCGCCTGCGACCAAAGCTTCAGCCGCGAGCTGCAGTCACTGCTTCAGAATCACCACTGACTTAAGGACCTTAAGAAATTGTTTTCCTCAAGTATTTCTCCAAGATTTTGGCTCCAAAGCCCTCATTCTGCGTATTCTCCATGCTTTGCTTTGGTGAACGTCCACGGAATCAGGGTTCTGTTCCCTTTCGAATCTGGAGGCACCGGTCACACCCCTACACCTCCACACAGCTTTTTGCTTCATTTACTCACTATTTTCCAGCCCGCAGAGGTTTAATTCAGCCTGGGAAGCTTTAGGGACAGGCAGAGAGTTCTCCTCCAAGTGACCAAAAGAGCAAAGGGCTCCAACTGTCTGTGAGAAACAgttgccttcctcctcctcctcccgtgttggaagcagaggaaaatcaCATGTGGTGCAAGATCAAAGGGGACAGCCAAAATGTAATCACATCAAGGGTCTGAACAAGTCAAAAAGCAGCACCAGCTCAAGAGTTCGTTTTTTGCAGCCACTGCAGCCACGTGTGGTGGTGGACACCTGACTCAGTTTCCCCAAGAGAAATGGGGGATCTCTCACCTCCAAGCTGACCGTGGCTAAATTGTGGTGGGGATTAAGACCACGATGAAAAGCCTAAACATCTAAATGCCCTGGTGGTCGTGTTTGAAGTTGATATTCCCTCTGATAAGTAAAAGTCCTTTTACCTGCAAAGGCAAATACAACGCCCCAAGGAAGCAGGATTCCCCTCCAATTGCCTATGGCAACGTTTCAcctgcctttcctctccatCACCAGGACCTCCAGTGGGggtgagctgctctgctctctaCGGAGCATCACAGCATCCAGATCCCACTTGGGAACTTCCACAAACAATCACAGACAAGTCAATAGGTGAAAGGAAACATCTCTTTAGGAGCAATTCAGAGAACCTCCATCCCTACCAGGCTGTCACCTGGTAGACGAACCGCTCTGCCTCCCGTAAAGAAAACACCGATCCTGCTTAGCGTTAAGACCGAGGCTTGCACCACACAACCACCCTCTGACATTCCCCTGCCACAAAGCCACTTACCATCTTCAGCATatccatggcaggaggagagaCCTGGGAGCGGTATTTATTGTGCCCATCCAAGATGATCTTCTTCTCCTCATCGCTGAGGGACCAACTCAGCTCCAGCGCTGTGAGCAacaggagagcaggagggagaCCTGAGCTCAGCATCGCGCAGCCAGCTTCTGCTCTTAGTAGCCCACGGCTCTGGCAGTCAGATTTAAAGCACCTCCCAAAGGCAAAAAGGAACACCCAACAGCTCGAAGATTGGGgaggaaatgtatttctttattagAGCAGAGTTTCGGAGCCACGAGGTACACACCCATCTCAGATATCGGCCTtgatggagaagcagcagcacgGCTGGTGCCAATGAGCGTGCAAGGTCCACTCCCCGAGACAGACCCTGTGCCTGACTCGTAATCCCTGGATTGGCAATTTTCATCCACTTCTCTGCCGCTCCAAACCTCAGCCCTCAGTTATGGGTCCTCTCCTCTACCCCTCATCCCTTTTCTTCTaaactataataataataatccctAAGCAACCGGCAAAGCCCTGTTTTATAGAAGGGTCCTCCCCTGTCCCTGGAACGCAGCTGCATCCAGAAATGAAGGCAACACAATGCAACCGCTGAGAACAATTTGCAGCGTAGGAACTCCCCAGTCGGGAGTCGGAGGAACGGCTGTGTTGGGGGGAAAAGCAGCCGAGGAGCAGCCCGAGGCTCCCCCAACCCCTGGGATGAGGAGGGGTAAGCAGGGGCTCAATGCCTCTGCCCTGCACCCCCAGGAGAAGGGtgagcaggagaggaagaatgGGATGTAGAGCTGAAAGTGCCCCAGAAAGGGGAGGCGAGGGTCTGTAATTGCCTTCGGGGCTGCCTGGAAGCGCTGGAATGGCTGCAGGGCCAggctgtgctccagctctcgCTTGGAGAGCTCGACATCAGGGGTCTCAGTTGCCCCAGCACAGAGGCTGCTCTGGCACAGACCCGGCAGCCTCTTCATCCCCATCTGCGATTGTACAACcgccccagctctgctccaggtgctgctgcCTTTGGGGAGTGCAGGCTACTAGAAAGGCTCAGCAGGTGGCCACCTCTGGCTAGCAGAGCCAAATGAATAACAGGCTGGCAGCTCTGCCGCCTCATCTCTCTTCCCCAACCTCCAGCCAATGCTTTGCCATTTCCCCTTTGGCTTTGGACCACGCTGATCCCCTCTCTTGCCACAAcagccctcctcctgccccactaAGTCTCTCGACCTCCGCTTTGGTCACgcgttggaacaggctgctcagcgAAGTGCTGCGCTCCTCTCCCAAGTGCCAaaggatgggaagggaggaaatggcctcaagttgcaccagggcagatttagactcgatgttaggaaaaatttctttactgacagagcggtgaagccctggcagaggctgcccggggcggtgggggagtctccatccctggaggactTCAAAAAGCGTGTGGccgtggcacctggggacatggtttagccagcacggtggggttgggctgacggttggatTGAGTGGGtttagaggtattttccaaccttaatgattctatagTTATATAATTACCTTCTCCTTCATTAGGTCCAGGATCTGCCAGTTCTCAATAGCCCAAATAAAtcaagaaaggggaaaaggtgCATTAACacttgcatttaatttcaaaaagtaaaaacatttttattctccttaCATACAAATCTCATTTATTTACACACTTTACAGGCTTTTCCCAAGTATTTACAAAGTTCGCAATATATTAAATTATGACCATCCATAAAATTCTGCATTAAGTGCatatttacattcttttttttatccacCATTGAATTTAGTGTTCAGCATTGAAACAGTCTTTATGCATATATAGCTTTACCCCCTAGCACCCCTGAGCCTTTAGAACAAGCCTCCCCTCCCGTAGACAAAGAGATAACGCTAAAAATAAATCACCTGTCCTTCGTTTGAATCTCCAAAGCAAAGGGGAAGTCCAGCATCTCCCTGGTTTAACTCAGCAGGACAGTAAATCTATCCTTGACAAGGAGTTTCCTGAAGAGGAGAACGTATAGCTCAACATACAAAATTTCCAAAGAGGAGATAGTTTGGTTTGGAGGAAGTCAAAGCTCTTTGTGTACCCACCGCAAGGGCCTCAGCCCAGAAAGCGTTCGCTTCTTAGAGACCACAAGGCTAAATGTGGACCTGGGGTTGGGTGGATCTACCAACTCCGCTCCCTAATGTGAATATGGGGGTTTAAAGGCAGGAGGATCACCTTGTCGAGATGCTGGGGTTTGTAGAGCTTGCGTCGCTACGACCGAGATGCTCTCGTGCTCCCCACCTCCCCTCGCTCGGGGTGTTCTCGTGCTGCAAGCGGGACTTGCTGCTAGAAAGCTGGGAGGGCAGCCACGAGACAAGGGAGGTGCTTTGATCCAGTAAATCCAGCTTCTCTGCCAGACCATGACAGCAAGAGGACTGATGGGAGAAGCTAAAGGCCTGAGGCACCCGGGAAACCCGTCCCAAGGAAGCTCCCCAGGGTGTTGTTGCAAAGGGAGTTTGAGGCTGGAATCTGCGGAGCTGCCTCGGGGGAACTGGGTGTGGGGATGCCAGTGGCGATGCcagtggggaggaaaaagagaaaaggaattaataCAAACCAGCAGCTTAGCTCCCGCGGGGGATGCTGATTTCCTGGTACTGAAGTAAGGAACAaagctcctttctcctccttacAGTTACCCTGAGTTCAGGACTGACTGAGAGCAACGGTCAATGACCTCTGCTTTTGGAAACCAGCGTTAAACCACAATCCCCCCGCCCGGCTGATAGGTGACAGCCCATCGTTCTGGCCTGATAAGGAGAGAAACGACCCCTTTGCGCCTCTGCCCGCTGGGCTTTCAGGCAGTACCAATGTACTGTTGtgactgcagagcagctttgcagcctCTGGGATGTCGGGCGAGTCGGAGTCCGCCTCTCAGCTCACAGGGAAAGAGCTTGGAAGCACACAAAATGACTCGAAGCTCCTCCGAGCCGGCCAAGGTGGGGCGGCGGGGGATTGTCCAAGCCAGTGCGTATGCTTAGATACGCACAAGTGCCAAAGTCAAGCTAGAGGGGAGGGAGACCACGATAGGATACACACCCTCTGCAACTCATCCTATCAGGTCTGTCACCACAATGCCTCCTCCCTTGCTGAGAAAACAGCCCCGTTCCCCCCAGTTCAGCCTCAGCAGATAACTGGGAGCTGCCAGGCTCTCTAGGGAAGTCACAAcctcctgcagcccttgcaAAGGCTCTGCGAAGCTGGAGCTCCCGATGAGGAAGATCACCAGGGTTTGCTTGCAGCCATTTGGCCAAAGTGTCAACACCTCCTCTTGGCCATCCTAATTTTGCCACTTTGGCTTCACCTCTGAGTTTTCCATCCCAGctcctttcctgtgctgagatgCAGAAGGTGTTAGCACTGCTTCTCTGGCAGCTGAAGACAGGAGCTGCTCTAGAAGCcgtgctacagactggggatCTGCACTCAACAGCAGTGAGGGCCAAAATTGGCTCTTTATCAGCAGGAGAATTGCCCTCCTGTTTTAGTTTAGCAGCTAATTCCTTACAGCTTTtggatgaggaagagaaaatatactggaagtttaaaaacaaatgatgTAAACTCCAAAGGGAGCGAGGTTGGGACATATGCAATGTATCGCCTAGACACAGATCTGGAAACTTATGCAGAGACTATAAAGTGCACTTGGAAAGCTGATCTGCAAACAGTCCAGATTCACCATCTTCTGTGCAACCAGCTGCAAGCCTTTGCAGAATGGAGAAGCAAAGCGTGAGAGCGCTTTTGCTAAACAGGCACAAACCTGCCTCCgagcttctcctttcctccccccaaTCTAAACAGGAACTGTAAACAGATccattttctctgcctcttcccaagGGAGCCAGACAGCCCCAATGGCTTCGGCACAGctcacaaaataaaagcatttcacagaCGCTCGAGAATTGTCTCCGCAGCTCTTTTACAAGTTACATTCAAGGACACTTAGAAAAATCAGCATCACTGAACCACCCGCAACCCCAGCGATGATGGGTCCAGAAGGTTCTCTCCCTGTGCTTCTCTGACCAAATGCTTTACAGAAACAGATCAGGTGCAAAACCAGTAAGAGGTGAAGTAACCTCGTCAGCTTTGACTTTAGAGGCTGCCAAAGCGTAAACAGCAACAGTCACTAACAAGGCCCTAATTCTGCCATCACCAAACTCCCAAATTTCCATGAACTAAGAGGAAAGAGCGGggtagtgtgtgtgtgtcttggCATGAACAAGATTGCATGTAGCGTCATAAGCGTAAAAGACACCCCAGGCATTAACAATACTAACAGAAGTCCTGTTAATCCAATTCCCTTTAATACTTTGCTACAAATTAAGCGAGTCCTTTTCTGTCCTGAGAAAGTCAGGCTCTTCCCCACAGTTTTCCTGGATctggtgtgtgtttgtgcagtgTCGAGGGCCACGCACATAGAATGACGCTGGGATTGTTCTTATTTCatttacaggagaaaaacaagggTTATGCATAGAAATGTTCGTAGGGTCAAGGCCTCAGACTATATTCTGTGGAGCAGGAACTGTCCTCCGCCTTATCCTTGTATGGGAGCCAGATGTGGTCACCCCACTTGACAGCTTTTGTCAGACCCTAATAAGATTAGTAAGATAtctgctccccttcccctgGTCTTGCTCAAAAACAAAGGCTAGATAGACATTCTTCCAAACTGTCATTTTACACGAACCACAACTATTTAGAGAGGAAAAGGTTCTCACTCCTGAGAACAGAGTCAACTTTCAAACAAACCCCCTCCCAATTCCATATTAACAACTGTGAGAGTACGTCCTGAACCACAGCCCTGGCCCATGAGTTCAGCCTAACACATCTGTAAATGATCTTCAACAGCAGGATCAGACCCAAAGGATCAGACTTGGAAGGGACCGCAGCATCCGCAGCCTGCAAACACTGAAACTGAGCCTCTCTCAGGGCATTGGATAAAGCAGTGCTCAAGCAACAGGAAGCATGCGAAGGCAGCTTGGATAGGACCCAGGAAAAACCAACATTCATCCCGAAGACAGAGTTCCAGATCTGGAAGGAGTTGATGCAAAAAAATGCCAGGGATGAGGAAGCTTTCAGGTGCTCCCAAAGGTACCCGGGCAGGAAACGCAGGGCAGCACCTCTCAAAGAAAGGAGTTTAAGAAAACAGTTGTGCAGCTCTGGTGTCTCAGGTGCACAATCAGGTGAAACCTGGGCAGAGCTCTGCGCGCAGCTCCATCTCCAGCCAGAACTCCTGTACTCTCAGCACCATCACCATTAAAACTCACACCGGTGTTTTTGTAGTAAAGGAGgtggaggaaataaaaaaagcacagttaAGATTTGACTCACAACCTGCTAATAGAGAACGGCAGAAGAGTGATCACAAGAGACAAAGAAGAGGCCCGAATAGATTGTTTTGGTACAAGATGGACGCAGTGGGTAAGAGTCTCTGCCCTGAGGCTGCAAGGCTCATCTCAGCCCTGGAGCGCGGAGCTGCGATCAGCTTTGCGAGGCACGCTACGAGGCACACGGCTATGTACGTGATGGAGAGATGGGGTGGAGTGGGACACATCACCAATTCATTCCCTTTATAGAACTGGCCTGACAAGACAGGCTCAACGCCTCCTCCTCAGGAGGAATGTACACAGAAATGCCACAGCACCCCTCcactcccaacccccccccccagggcgTTTCACAAGTGCTATAATCCACAAAGGACACAAAGTGAATCTCATCCTGAGAAATCCCTCTGTTgctcctggaaagaaaaaaatcctttgctgCAAAACCTGGGGCTTACctgaggggacagggaaggTCATAAATAGCTTGCGCTTCTCCCAAAATACATTTGAGGAAAGGCAAAGAATTACCTCAAGGGTCAGAAAACAgtcatttttaaacactgtaaACATGCAGGGTGGCACAGCTGCCGGCCCCAGTTGCCCCAGCTCTATCACTTTCGAGACACCTTGGCTTCAAAGCTGAAAGTCTTCTTGTCCTGGAAACAGCTGTTTTCCCACCCCACTGTCCTTAGCTGGCAGCTCCGTCACAAACAACCGCTGGCTCTGTCCCTTTGGCCACGAAGCTCATCGTCCAGTAATCTGCACTGGCATAACCTTCAGAAGATGCAATAGAGGTAATATTAGATGAAACCATGTTTAATGACTGCTCACACCTCCCATGAAGCGAAGCTCTTTGGAAAGACAGTGCCCTCAATGACACGCTGAGGAGCATTGTGTCTTGTGTAGCCTATATTGCGCGGTTTTCACACTGAGCATCTCATGATACcctactgttttgttttccaggacaCAAACTCCCATGCCCGAATGATCTCTCCTCTGCTACAAGCAGGCACACACCAGTCTGGAGGAGGTAATAGCACACACCACCATCTCAACTGTCAGGCAGattaaatccagctggaagCAGTCTCCTGACTCCAAGGGATCTCCCAGACCCCGCATGCTACAGCATCGGTACTCACCTAAATCTCCAGCTTCGAGTTCCACCTTGAACATCTCACAGTGTCCTTTGCACTTGTCCAGAGGTACAACAGTTAGGGTGAGCTGTCCACTTCCAacagcaaagaggctgtgcaaacTGTAGCTCTAGGACGAGAAGAGAATATATTTCAAAAGCCTTGCTAGCTTTTCTTGGGTTTGCCCGATCAAACAAGGAGCAAGTCACCAGCCTGCAGCAAGGTGTCACAGCGCAAACCTCAGGTTGGCTGCTCGCCTCAGTTACCCATAGATCACAGCTGAGGTCAACCgcatggaatagtttgggttggaagggacctcaaagcccatccagttccaccccctgccacgggcacggacacctcccactggatcaggtttcttcaagccccatccaacctggccttgaaaccctccagggatggggcagccaccactgctctgggcaacctgagccagggcctccccaccctcacagcaaaacatttcttcctaagatctcatcacaatctcccctcttgcagctcaaaaccattcccctttgtcctccCCCTGCATTctctgaccaagagcccctccccaactttcctggggcccctttcagccctggaagctcctctaaggtctccctgcagccttgtcttctccaggctgaacaaaccccaggtctctcagtcTGGCCTtgtacaggagctgctccagccctcggatcatctctgtggcctcctctggactcgctccaacagctccatgttcttcctgtgctgaggactccagagctggacacaagactccaggtggggtctccccagactggagcagaggggcagaatcccccccctccctgctggtcccactgctttagatgcagctcaggacacagttggctttctgggctgtgagcgcacattggTGGCTCACATTGAGCTCCTCATTCACCAGCCCTTCCCTTCTTCTGTTCAAGACAACGCGGGCCCTCCACACCCACAAAGCCCGCATGAAAACAGAGGAGGAGATCAGGGTAGGAGCCTGAATTGTCACTGTCTTCAGTGCAACATTCCCCTGGCAGGGATCTCAGAAGGGGTAACACTGCCAGGAACAGCTCCTAAAAGGTGACTCCTAAATGAATTTTGCTCAGTTGTGCAACAAAAAGACCATCCCCTCACCCAAGAGCACGGCCAGGGCATAAATGTGAAAGCAGCTGAGACACCACACGACATCTCTACCTGCCGAGGGACAGGGTTACGGCATCGCCTGCACAGAGCTTGACACAGCTGCTGGGCGGTACAGCAACCTTGAGATGTCACGTTACACGGGTCTGATACAACCCTAAACCCTTCTGTCAGGATGGAATCAGCTGGAGAAGTCCTGCAAACTCCCCCAAGATGTGGAGCTTCTGGTGGACACCTCACAGACAAGGAGGTAATGTGTCTAGGATGACTTTCTCACCTTATTCCCCAAATGTGGATGGCGGATGAGGAAGCAGCTCTCCAAAGACACTGTCTTGGGGAAGGATAGCAAAGAGAAAGCCGGGAAGAATTCCTGCAGAATCCGAGTTTTATTCACAGATTTGTTCCTAAACGAAACAACACAACTCACATTAAAAAGACATCACACAATGCTAACAtgcttgtattttaaatgaattccAAGATCAACATTCTTCACAAACATGCATGCCTGATAAACAGGCTGCCGATAGACGAGCCCCTAGCAGCAAAATTTGATCTCCCAGCTTCTAAACCTCTGCTCCTTCATATCTTCCTCGTAGCACCTGCAGCAGGACCATGTAAACAGGGAACAAACAGGTCGTTGTGGGTGTCTAAACTTaattttccccccttcttccgTCAAAACGATCTGAGTCATTGATCATCTCCGTTAATTACAAAAGATGCAGAGAGATGGTATTGTCTGCAATAACTGAAACCACATGGCAAGGCAGGGGGAATCCAAGTCTATTCTCTAGGCCAGGGAATTAAACTGGAAAACGCAGGGTGGGGCTTATTTTTACATCTCTGTCTAGGAGCGTGACATGATTAATACTTTCGTACCCTGGTCACCTCTCTACCAGTGTTGCGgtcaagaatcatagaatagtttgggttgggagggaccttaaagatcacccagttccatcccctgccatgggcagggacacctcccactggatctggttgcttcaaggtccatccaacctggccttgaacacctccagggatggggcagccaccactgctctggacaacctgttacaaggcctcatcactctcatggtgaagaaattcctccttatgtctaaatgtgcccctctccaatttatagctatTGAATAAGAGCCCACCTAAGCATCAGCCAAAGCACAGATTCAACCATGCCCTTCTCCAAGTTGCCTGGACACTGCTTCTTCGCTCACACAAAGGTGCCAGGGAACCTGTCCCATGCCAGGTGGCACCTTCCCACGTTACTCCCACGCGAAAAGACTTGGCCAACACactgggctgctctgcagccttaGAGACCTCTGAATGGTTCCAATGTCTTGTAGCCACGCTAAAGGCTTTAGCACAGCCGACAAAGGGCCAGGATTAGCGTAGGCCACTCTTCCTGCATGAGACCAGACAAATTGCAGGATCCCTTAGTGTTTCGTTAACTCTCAGCGTTTTGCAAAAGTCATGGCACCTCTTCTCAGTCCACACGAACGGTGGAGGATTTCCACCGAACAGACAGAGGTGATTACAATTGTAAATAGGTCTCCTCAGGTGATCAGACCATAGCGCAGAGGACTGATGTATAGCCTGAAGAACAAGACTGAGCAATCACTGGGGTATTTTTGTCTTGTAAGAGGAGCAACAGCCACAACGCCTCATTTTTAGTGTAGAAGTCTCCTGCTTGGATTAAATCAGTGCCAGCAGGCAAAGAGAAGCCTGTAATCCACTCCTGTTCCCCTTCCCTCCATTTAAAGGGCTATTTGTAAGCTCCCGGTAATTCAAATCAGCAAAACGCCTGGGCACCCCGATGAAGGGCTGTATACACCTACCATGTTTTGTCTGTGACTCACCAGGGGAAGAAAAACGGGCAGCTCCACACTTCAGCTGAGTTTTCTTCTATTATAACCTCTGCTAGATCTGGATCCTGGGACTGAAAATGCTTCAGttcttcataggagagatgctgcCCTGTCTTAAACGACACAAAACAAAGATCAAAGCTGTGCAACTGGGGGGTCAGGGTTTTCCCCCTCTCCTATTTCCACCCTTCCAAAGAACATGCAACAGTAGTAGCCACCTAGATTGCTAAGTTTCCAACCATAATGATAGTCAGTCAGAGGAACGACTTGCTAAGGACACAGTGAGCTCCTCAGTCCCTGAAATCTTTAAACTGGGGCTAAATGGCATCTTAGATGCATGTTCTACCTCAATCAGCGGTTTGTGGTTAAAAAAACTGAGCAAGGTCTTTGGCTGGTGCAATTCAAAAGTTTGGACTCATCATCCAGCCTCAGAAATCCATGTGTTACCTTGACTAGAAAAGGCTGAGACCTCTGGAGCTTTTCTGATAGTTCTCTGAAGTCTGTCACTATCGGAAGGCTTTTCACAGCAGAACAGACTGTGCAGTTTGTGGGAAGTGTAGAAGCGTTCTGTCTGCAACCTGCTGCCCACCAGTCCTGGCATTCTTgggaagaaacaacagaaatgtgTTTAATAGGACcgaaaatgaaatggaaaggagACAGATTGGATGACAAACTCATTATCCCTAGCATGAAACGCTGAGATTTCTTATAGCTTCCAACCACTGTAAGATACTGAAAAAGAGCAGCTTTCTCAAGGGCAGAGAACTCATCACAGGACGTTTCCAGCACAGGCTGAAGAATTTGGTGACATGGCTCAGGGTTGTGAGAAATGGGAGAGCTTTATGGAAATTCCACTTCTCTGTGTGTATGAAGCACACAGGCTGAGCTACCCTTTCGTATCAACAGAAGGACAACAATCACTATTATACAGTGCGATTAACTGAAACAAGTCCGCAAGCGAAAGAGCAATCCACACGTTATCAAGGAGACACacagaagatgacaaaaaacACGCAGGTTGAAAAGAGAAACTCTAATATGGTTAACACTGGTGCTGTGAGTCCTGCTAAGATATCCCTGAAATGACTTCCTTACCCTTTATCTCTGTGTTAATTAAGAAATACTCTGTCCCAGGCAAAGTTTGCGCAGTCTCTGATGTGCAGAAGGTGCTGGGAAACATGGGATTTCACCAAGCCACGCTGCTGCCGTTTCATCCTGTACATTGACTTGAAGATGAAATGAGGGAAGTCCCAGCACGAGGAAGCCCTGGACCACAGCTGCATCCATTTTAAATTCTAGTTACACCACGACCGGCTGAACTGATCTAAAATGAACACTGCATGTTTACATCTTCAAAAACTCAGTTTTTACAGCAAAGCATTACTTGATGCCTATATcctgcttcccttctccaacTTAACAGCCCTTCCAGCACAAAAAAGTAAGTATTAACAGAAAAGATCTGTTGCAGCACTGAATGAACAGGACAAGAGCTGATAGTGCTAAATACCCCACGTATTTCTAAGCTAAAggatctgcagcagcagctgccacacTAAAAGGACACAGTGGCGGTGACAGCGCTGGTTCTGCAGCTTTAATGCAACGAGGAGCTGTTGAACTCG
This genomic interval carries:
- the C24H6orf89 gene encoding bombesin receptor-activated protein C6orf89 homolog → MELSANELSIYDKLSETIDLVRQTGHQCGMSEKAIEKFIKQLLERNEPQREPPRYPILVALYKGLLTLGLVLLTVYFVIQPYSPLPPEAPLSRAHAWGSLIGHIRLLSLPIAKKYMLEKCQDWWAAGCRQNASTLPTNCTVCSAVKSLPIVTDFRELSEKLQRSQPFLVKTGQHLSYEELKHFQSQDPDLAEVIIEENSAEVWSCPFFFPWNKSVNKTRILQEFFPAFSLLSFPKTVSLESCFLIRHPHLGNKSYSLHSLFAVGSGQLTLTVVPLDKCKGHCEMFKVELEAGDLGYASADYWTMSFVAKGTEPAVVCDGAAS